From Qingrenia yutianensis, the proteins below share one genomic window:
- a CDS encoding FprA family A-type flavoprotein: MKITNDIKYVGVNDRKIDLFEGQYAVENGMAYNSYVITDEKIAVMDTVDANFADEWLGNIENALGGKTPDYLIVQHMEPDHSANIKVFAEKYPQAKIVSSAKAFVMMKQFFGTDFSDRQIVVGEGDTLSLGKHELTFVTAPMVHWPEVIVTYDKFDKVLFSADGFGKFGALDADEDWACEARRYYFGIVGKYGVQVQNLLKKASALDIKIICPLHGPVLTENLGYYINLYDVWSSYKPENDGVLVAYTSVYGNTKKAAEMLAEQLKEKGCPKVAVCDLARDDMAEAVEDAFRYSKLVLAATTYNADIFPFMKEFINHLTERNYQNRTVAFIENGTWAPTAAKVMHTMLSNSKNLTFAENTVHIKSALNDESLAQINALSDELCKEYK, from the coding sequence ATGAAAATTACAAACGATATAAAATATGTCGGTGTTAACGACCGCAAAATCGACCTTTTTGAAGGTCAGTATGCCGTTGAAAACGGAATGGCATACAATTCTTATGTAATAACCGACGAAAAAATTGCCGTTATGGACACCGTTGACGCAAATTTTGCCGATGAGTGGCTCGGAAATATCGAAAATGCACTCGGCGGAAAAACGCCCGATTATCTTATTGTTCAGCATATGGAACCCGACCATTCGGCGAACATTAAAGTTTTTGCGGAAAAATATCCGCAAGCGAAAATCGTATCGAGCGCAAAAGCATTCGTTATGATGAAACAGTTTTTCGGCACGGATTTTTCCGACCGTCAAATCGTTGTCGGCGAGGGCGACACGCTTTCGCTCGGCAAGCACGAATTAACCTTTGTAACCGCGCCTATGGTGCATTGGCCCGAGGTCATTGTAACTTATGATAAATTTGACAAAGTGCTTTTCTCCGCAGACGGATTCGGAAAATTCGGCGCGCTTGATGCCGACGAGGACTGGGCTTGCGAGGCGCGAAGATATTATTTCGGAATTGTCGGAAAATACGGCGTTCAGGTGCAAAATCTTTTAAAGAAAGCGTCCGCGCTCGACATTAAGATAATCTGTCCGCTCCACGGGCCCGTTCTCACAGAAAATCTTGGATATTACATAAATCTTTACGATGTTTGGTCGTCATATAAACCCGAAAACGACGGTGTGCTGGTTGCGTACACGTCGGTTTACGGCAACACAAAAAAGGCGGCGGAAATGCTTGCCGAACAGCTTAAAGAGAAAGGCTGTCCGAAAGTTGCAGTCTGCGATCTCGCGCGCGATGATATGGCAGAGGCGGTTGAGGACGCGTTCCGTTACAGCAAGCTTGTTCTTGCGGCAACAACCTACAATGCTGATATTTTCCCGTTTATGAAAGAATTTATAAACCATCTCACCGAAAGAAATTACCAAAACCGCACTGTTGCATTTATCGAAAACGGCACGTGGGCGCCCACGGCGGCAAAAGTTATGCATACAATGCTTTCAAACAGCAAAAATCTCACATTTGCCGAAAATACCGTTCATATAAAATCGGCATTAAACGACGAAAGTTTAGCTCAAATCAACGCTTTGTCCGACGAGCTTTGTAAAGAATACAAATAG
- the putP gene encoding sodium/proline symporter PutP, giving the protein MGDKLDILIAMAGYMLVVIFIGIYFAKRAQQSSENYFLGGRSLGPWVTAMSAEASDMSGYLLMGVPGLAYWGYFAEASWTAIGLAVGTYINWLIVSKRLRSYSIVSGDAITVPDFLSNRFHEKKKVILSISALFILIFFTVYTASCFSSCGKLFAGLFDMPYHNMMIVGAVFVVLYTVLGGFLAESASDFMQSIVMICALVAVLVCGVIYAGGIGNVIENAKNIPGYLSLNTIANPVVNSDGVQQASNGAALFGEAGKYDFITILSTLSWGLGYFGLPQVLLRFMAIRRGDELKNSRRIATVWVVISLFAAVLIGIVGRAVFPYDASLATQSSAENVFAHLSSLLFHPLFAGIVTAGILAAIISSSDSYLLIAASAVSKNIYETIIKKDATDKQVMHVSRAVLLLIALIGIAIAWDENSVIFRVVSFAWAGFGATFGPIMLFSLFWKRTNRPGAIAGMLAGGIMVFVWHFAIKPLGGVFGIYELLPAFIFSCIVIVAVSLMTEKPSEEIEKEFERAKTYRDEEFVK; this is encoded by the coding sequence ATGGGTGACAAACTTGATATTCTGATTGCGATGGCAGGATATATGCTTGTTGTAATTTTCATCGGCATATACTTTGCAAAACGCGCACAGCAGAGTTCTGAAAACTATTTTCTCGGCGGACGTTCGCTCGGTCCGTGGGTTACGGCGATGAGCGCCGAGGCATCTGATATGAGCGGATATCTTCTTATGGGCGTTCCCGGTCTTGCATACTGGGGATATTTTGCCGAGGCATCGTGGACTGCAATAGGTCTTGCGGTCGGTACGTACATAAACTGGCTCATAGTTTCAAAAAGACTACGCAGTTACTCTATTGTTTCGGGCGACGCGATTACCGTTCCGGACTTTTTGAGCAACCGTTTTCACGAGAAGAAAAAAGTAATTCTCAGTATTTCGGCATTGTTTATTCTTATATTCTTTACGGTATACACAGCAAGCTGTTTTTCGTCGTGCGGAAAGCTTTTTGCAGGACTTTTCGATATGCCGTATCACAATATGATGATTGTCGGCGCGGTGTTCGTTGTTTTATACACCGTTCTCGGCGGATTTCTGGCTGAAAGTGCGTCCGACTTTATGCAGTCAATCGTTATGATATGCGCGCTTGTGGCGGTGCTTGTATGCGGTGTTATTTACGCAGGCGGTATCGGAAATGTTATAGAAAACGCGAAAAACATTCCCGGATATTTGTCGCTTAACACTATTGCAAATCCTGTTGTAAATTCCGACGGAGTTCAGCAGGCGTCAAACGGCGCGGCACTTTTCGGCGAGGCGGGCAAATACGACTTTATCACAATTTTGTCAACTCTTTCGTGGGGACTCGGTTACTTCGGTCTGCCCCAGGTTCTTTTAAGATTTATGGCTATAAGACGAGGTGACGAGCTTAAAAATTCAAGAAGAATTGCAACCGTTTGGGTGGTAATTTCGCTTTTTGCCGCAGTTTTAATCGGTATTGTGGGAAGAGCGGTATTTCCGTATGATGCGTCGCTCGCAACACAAAGCTCGGCTGAAAATGTGTTTGCGCATCTTTCTTCGCTTTTGTTCCACCCGCTTTTTGCCGGAATTGTAACGGCAGGTATTCTTGCGGCGATTATCAGCTCATCCGACTCATACCTTCTTATTGCGGCGTCGGCGGTATCAAAAAATATTTATGAGACAATAATAAAGAAAGACGCAACCGACAAACAGGTTATGCACGTTTCAAGAGCCGTTTTGCTTTTGATAGCACTTATCGGCATTGCCATTGCGTGGGATGAAAACAGCGTAATTTTCCGTGTTGTTTCGTTCGCGTGGGCAGGTTTCGGTGCAACGTTCGGTCCGATTATGCTTTTCTCGCTTTTCTGGAAAAGAACAAACCGCCCCGGTGCGATTGCAGGTATGCTTGCGGGCGGTATAATGGTGTTTGTATGGCACTTTGCAATTAAACCTCTCGGTGGAGTTTTCGGAATTTACGAACTCCTTCCGGCTTTTATCTTCTCCTGCATCGTAATTGTTGCGGTTTCGCTTATGACGGAAAAACCGTCCGAGGAGATTGAGAAAGAGTTTGAACGTGCAAAAACCTACCGCGATGAGGAGTTTGTAAAATAG
- a CDS encoding branched-chain amino acid ABC transporter permease: protein MSTFIDGLSLGSIYALIALGYTMVYGIAKMLNFAHGDIIMVGAYAILTTLNICGNPIVAIVVSVVVCTLLGIVTEKLAYKPLRGASPLAVLITAIGVSYLLQSIAQLIYGAKFRSVTIATFKAISIGGAKINIATIISLVAGAIIMAALTIFIKKTRTGRAMLAVSEDRGAALLMGINVNRIITITFAIGSALAAFASVFYLMQIPSTNPTLGSMPGIKAFTAAVIGGIGSVSGAMLGGVLLGVIEKIALSVPALAPYTTALEFALLIIILLVKPTGLMGKQIREKV from the coding sequence ATGAGTACTTTCATTGACGGGTTGAGTCTTGGCAGCATATACGCGCTGATTGCACTCGGCTACACAATGGTATATGGCATAGCGAAAATGCTTAACTTTGCTCACGGCGACATTATTATGGTCGGCGCGTATGCAATTCTTACAACACTAAATATCTGCGGTAATCCTATTGTCGCTATCGTGGTATCCGTCGTCGTGTGCACACTGCTCGGTATTGTTACGGAAAAGCTTGCGTACAAACCGCTCCGCGGCGCATCTCCGCTGGCAGTTCTTATTACCGCCATAGGTGTCAGCTATTTGCTTCAGAGTATTGCCCAGCTTATATACGGCGCAAAATTCCGCTCGGTTACAATTGCAACTTTTAAGGCAATTTCAATCGGCGGTGCAAAAATAAACATTGCAACAATCATTTCACTTGTTGCAGGCGCAATCATTATGGCGGCGCTCACAATTTTTATCAAAAAAACACGAACCGGCAGAGCTATGCTCGCAGTTTCGGAGGACCGCGGCGCGGCGCTTTTGATGGGAATTAACGTTAACAGAATTATAACAATAACCTTTGCAATCGGCTCGGCACTCGCCGCTTTTGCAAGTGTATTTTATCTTATGCAAATCCCCAGCACCAACCCGACACTCGGTTCAATGCCCGGTATCAAAGCTTTTACGGCGGCGGTTATCGGCGGTATCGGTTCGGTTTCGGGCGCAATGCTCGGCGGTGTTTTACTCGGTGTAATTGAAAAAATCGCATTGAGTGTTCCTGCTCTTGCACCGTACACCACGGCGCTTGAGTTTGCGTTGCTTATAATAATTCTGCTCGTTAAGCCGACAGGTCTTATGGGCAAGCAGATAAGAGAGAAGGTGTGA
- a CDS encoding ABC transporter substrate-binding protein, producing the protein MKKILAVVLCGLMVFAALAGCGNGGQSAGNNSYTANNTEFVIGGTGPLTGDTSSYGISVLNGAQLAVKEINANGGLNGVNFKLEFKDDKSTAADAATGYDTLFEGGMQASIGAVTSGSCDSFNSKAAEDNLFSITPSASAANVIENRDNAFRICFGDPDQGVLAAKELTSKYKNIGCIYDTSDPYSSGIYKAFEEEMKTLGVEFKTQTFDAENKKDFSTQVEALKDCDVIFLPIYYTEAGFIAKNATAKECNAVLFGCDGFDGIADQIDASVKNEIKYITPFDVNGESEATKKFVEAYKAEYNEAPDQFAADGYDAVMAIYEGMKKADVKDVKISASDLCDILKTTITASDFKLVGATGEMTWDASGACEKVPQIVELKK; encoded by the coding sequence ATGAAAAAAATCTTGGCAGTGGTTTTATGTGGTTTAATGGTATTCGCTGCACTTGCGGGCTGCGGTAACGGCGGCCAATCGGCAGGTAACAATTCTTACACGGCAAACAACACAGAGTTTGTAATCGGCGGAACGGGTCCGTTGACAGGCGATACTTCGTCTTACGGTATTTCCGTTCTCAACGGCGCTCAGCTTGCTGTTAAAGAAATTAACGCTAACGGCGGTCTTAACGGCGTAAACTTCAAGCTTGAGTTCAAAGACGACAAATCTACTGCGGCTGACGCTGCAACGGGTTACGACACACTTTTTGAAGGCGGTATGCAGGCTTCAATCGGCGCGGTAACATCGGGTTCCTGTGACTCTTTTAACTCCAAAGCGGCTGAAGACAACCTCTTTTCAATTACACCTTCCGCATCTGCGGCTAACGTAATCGAAAACAGAGATAACGCTTTCAGAATTTGCTTCGGCGACCCTGACCAGGGTGTTCTTGCGGCAAAAGAGCTTACTTCAAAATATAAAAACATCGGTTGCATTTACGACACAAGTGATCCGTATTCTTCGGGTATCTACAAAGCATTTGAAGAAGAAATGAAAACGCTCGGCGTTGAATTTAAAACTCAAACATTTGACGCTGAAAACAAAAAAGACTTTTCAACGCAGGTTGAGGCTCTTAAGGACTGCGATGTAATCTTCCTCCCGATTTACTACACAGAGGCAGGATTTATTGCTAAAAACGCAACCGCTAAAGAGTGCAATGCAGTTCTCTTCGGCTGTGACGGTTTCGACGGTATCGCAGACCAGATTGACGCATCGGTTAAAAACGAAATCAAATACATCACACCGTTCGATGTTAACGGCGAAAGCGAAGCAACAAAGAAATTTGTTGAAGCTTACAAAGCTGAATACAATGAAGCTCCCGACCAGTTCGCGGCTGACGGTTATGATGCGGTTATGGCAATCTACGAAGGTATGAAGAAAGCTGACGTTAAAGACGTTAAGATTTCGGCTTCTGACCTTTGCGACATTCTTAAAACTACAATTACAGCTTCCGACTTTAAGCTCGTAGGCGCAACAGGCGAAATGACTTGGGACGCTTCGGGTGCTTGCGAGAAAGTTCCACAGATTGTTGAGCTTAAAAAATAA
- a CDS encoding PHP domain-containing protein → MEIIMSNEAVNFKIVPSVVRANEETTLKIYSYNARFGFFDDITYNIVFTPMEKSDVPQDEFVTLSGRSKMREIHKVKPKNGVIEISRKFFGEQEWRIHISASVDEYKKYQPPIYEALKAGWGNLINVPARGFTLSVYSLLPDLYERKLKKCDFHSHTNWSDGAENPERTASNYRKRGFDFLSMTDHNVYNSSRYVSEKLKFVKNYEIVRGEEVQNDYPGLIHMVNVGSDYSVNEIFINEPERVEKEVANLAKTTEIPNGLDKKEYLYRVWIYNEIKKSGGYAIFPHPFWTIKEQYHTETKMSKAIFKNKLCDAFEIMGGCSPEENNLQLSLYYDMRLKGMDMPVVGSSDSHSSLPGVQWFDETFTILFEGDNGVFGAVDDGFSVAVERLNNSPARIYGNFRIAKYAHFLLKNYYPKQEELFSASGMLIERYLVYGEDTKDLILQIEEKIENVKKEFFGI, encoded by the coding sequence ATGGAGATTATTATGTCAAACGAAGCGGTAAATTTCAAAATCGTCCCGTCTGTTGTAAGAGCGAACGAGGAAACGACGCTTAAAATTTACAGTTACAACGCACGGTTTGGATTTTTTGACGATATAACATATAATATTGTTTTTACGCCGATGGAGAAAAGCGATGTTCCGCAGGACGAATTTGTAACTTTGAGCGGACGCAGTAAAATGCGCGAAATACATAAGGTTAAGCCGAAAAATGGAGTTATTGAAATCAGCCGTAAATTTTTCGGCGAACAGGAATGGCGCATACACATCAGTGCAAGCGTTGACGAGTACAAAAAATATCAGCCTCCGATTTACGAGGCGTTAAAAGCAGGGTGGGGCAATCTTATAAACGTTCCGGCAAGAGGTTTTACGCTTTCGGTTTATTCGCTTTTGCCCGATTTATACGAGCGGAAACTTAAAAAATGCGATTTCCACAGTCACACGAATTGGTCGGACGGCGCGGAAAATCCCGAGCGCACCGCGTCAAACTACCGCAAACGGGGATTTGATTTTCTTTCGATGACCGACCACAACGTTTACAATTCGTCGCGGTATGTGTCGGAAAAACTTAAATTTGTGAAAAATTATGAAATTGTGCGCGGTGAAGAAGTGCAGAACGACTATCCCGGGCTTATTCATATGGTCAATGTCGGCAGTGATTACAGTGTAAACGAGATTTTCATAAACGAACCCGAGCGCGTGGAAAAAGAGGTTGCCAATCTTGCGAAAACAACCGAAATTCCCAACGGTTTGGACAAAAAAGAATATCTTTACAGAGTGTGGATTTACAACGAAATCAAAAAAAGCGGAGGTTATGCAATATTTCCGCACCCGTTCTGGACCATAAAGGAGCAGTATCACACCGAAACGAAAATGAGCAAGGCAATTTTTAAAAACAAATTGTGTGACGCGTTTGAAATTATGGGCGGATGTTCGCCAGAGGAAAACAATCTTCAGCTTTCGCTTTATTACGATATGCGCCTTAAAGGTATGGATATGCCGGTTGTCGGTTCGAGCGACAGTCATTCGTCATTGCCGGGCGTTCAATGGTTTGATGAAACGTTTACGATTCTTTTTGAGGGAGATAACGGCGTTTTCGGTGCGGTTGACGACGGCTTTTCGGTTGCCGTGGAGAGGCTTAACAACTCGCCTGCAAGAATTTACGGAAACTTCAGAATTGCAAAATATGCGCATTTTCTGCTTAAAAATTATTATCCGAAACAGGAGGAGCTGTTTTCGGCGTCGGGTATGCTTATTGAAAGGTATCTTGTTTACGGCGAAGATACAAAAGATTTGATTTTGCAGATTGAAGAAAAAATAGAAAACGTTAAAAAAGAATTTTTCGGAATATAA
- a CDS encoding branched-chain amino acid ABC transporter permease, with amino-acid sequence MAGYFKNIKNGFKFKHFINYIGVTLFLVITASMLYSGSLNRSTANLITQIAYSIILAVSLNLVVGFLGELSLGHAGFMCVGAYIGCYAANQLHHVISSPLAVLIISMFIGGLIAAVFGFIIGLPALRLKGDYLAIVTLAFGEIVRTIFKNLDMFGGALGLSTKKYGTSLFIPALIVVLIMLILVQNLIRSKHGRAITAIRDNEIAARAMGINVAFYKLFVFIISAFFAGIAGVIYGHYATPVLYSFFSYNYSIEILVMVVLGGMGSINGSILAAALITFINFQLTTKLSGDMAALKFLIYAIVLITIVIFNNAPALQPIKERFSLKGKFAGLGEKIKGIFVKTKDIDKERAKIKDDAAEWTRIPTKIDVDAILSVDVKPDKLGSKPDEKEDK; translated from the coding sequence ATGGCAGGATATTTTAAAAATATTAAAAATGGTTTTAAATTTAAGCATTTTATAAACTACATCGGTGTGACGCTGTTTCTTGTCATCACCGCATCAATGCTTTATTCGGGCAGTCTTAACCGCTCGACCGCAAACCTTATTACACAGATTGCATATTCCATCATTCTTGCGGTTTCGCTTAACCTCGTTGTAGGTTTTCTGGGAGAATTGAGCCTCGGCCACGCGGGATTTATGTGCGTCGGCGCGTATATAGGCTGTTATGCGGCAAATCAGCTACATCACGTTATTTCGTCACCGCTCGCAGTTCTTATTATATCAATGTTTATCGGCGGTCTTATTGCTGCGGTTTTCGGCTTTATTATCGGACTTCCGGCATTAAGGCTTAAAGGCGACTACCTCGCCATTGTTACTCTTGCGTTCGGCGAAATTGTCAGAACAATTTTCAAAAACCTCGATATGTTCGGCGGTGCGCTCGGACTTTCAACAAAAAAATACGGCACAAGCCTTTTTATACCGGCTTTGATTGTTGTTTTAATTATGCTGATTTTGGTTCAGAACCTTATCCGCAGTAAGCACGGCAGAGCAATTACAGCGATACGCGACAACGAAATTGCGGCGCGTGCAATGGGTATCAATGTTGCATTTTACAAGCTTTTTGTGTTTATAATTTCAGCGTTTTTTGCAGGAATTGCAGGCGTTATTTACGGTCACTACGCAACTCCCGTTTTGTATTCGTTTTTCTCGTACAACTATTCGATTGAAATTCTCGTTATGGTTGTCCTCGGCGGAATGGGAAGTATAAACGGTTCGATACTTGCCGCGGCGCTTATCACGTTTATCAACTTCCAGCTTACAACAAAGCTTTCGGGTGATATGGCGGCGCTGAAATTCTTGATTTACGCTATTGTTCTTATCACAATAGTTATATTCAACAATGCACCTGCGCTTCAGCCGATAAAAGAACGTTTCAGCCTTAAAGGCAAATTTGCCGGACTGGGCGAGAAAATCAAAGGCATTTTTGTTAAAACGAAAGACATTGACAAAGAAAGAGCCAAAATTAAAGATGATGCGGCCGAATGGACGAGAATTCCTACCAAAATTGACGTTGACGCAATCCTTTCCGTTGATGTTAAACCCGATAAACTCGGCAGCAAACCCGATGAAAAGGAGGATAAATAA
- a CDS encoding heavy metal translocating P-type ATPase, giving the protein MRKFKITGMSCAACSTRVEKAVSKLDGVDVCSVNLLTNSMNVEGSASDGEIISAVEKAGYGAGKFGEKKQAKAADIDENKDFVTLKNRLIWSVGILAVLMYVSMGHMMWGWKLPSFLSDNHIAMGLVQLILSALIMVINQKFFISGFKGLLHRAPNMDTLVALGSGASFVYSTYALFAMTDAQLKGNADAVMHYMHEFYFESAAMILTLITVGKMLEAYSKGKTTNALKSLMKLAPKTAVIIRDGKEVTIPADEVQKGDIFIVRAGANVPVDGIVEDGDGSVDESALTGESIPVDKSKGDKVSAGTLNTSGYMRCSAVKVGEDTTLSQIIKMVSDASATKAPVAKAADKVSGIFVPTVIVIAVVTFFVWFFAGKDVGFSLARGISVLVISCPCALGLATPVAIMVGNGVGAKNGILFKTAVSLEETGKIKNIALDKTGTITKGEPTVTDIIPLGGCTKEKLLQTAYSAEKKSEHPLAGAIVKFGDENSVSAIEVNDFKTLSGSGIEGKINGKTVICGSLKFISQKIKIPGETEKISDKLADGGKTPLFFAEDDVLLGIIAVADTIKDDSASAIAELKNMGIKTVMLTGDNQKTADAIGKIAGVDTVFASVMPNEKESAIRRLKESGKTAMVGDGINDAPALTSADVGIAIGAGTDIAVESADVVLMKSSLSDAVSAVKLSRATLRNIHENLFWAFFYNVLGIPLAAGVFIPLFNLRLNPMFAAFAMSLSSFCVVTNALRLNLAKIKVNGDKNAVTEKTEIKKYEREGKIMEKTLKIEGMMCGHCEATVKKCLEAVDGVVSADVSHTNGTAVVKLDKDVPYDTLKSAVENQGYKVIG; this is encoded by the coding sequence AAATTCGGCGAGAAAAAACAGGCGAAAGCTGCCGATATTGACGAAAACAAAGATTTTGTAACGCTCAAAAACAGGCTTATCTGGTCGGTCGGAATTTTGGCTGTGCTGATGTATGTTTCTATGGGACATATGATGTGGGGCTGGAAACTGCCGTCGTTTTTAAGTGACAATCACATTGCTATGGGGCTTGTTCAGCTCATTTTGTCAGCACTTATTATGGTTATAAACCAAAAGTTTTTTATATCGGGATTTAAAGGTCTTTTGCACCGCGCACCCAATATGGATACTCTCGTTGCGCTCGGTTCGGGAGCGTCGTTTGTATACAGCACGTACGCGCTTTTTGCAATGACCGACGCACAGCTAAAAGGCAATGCCGACGCGGTTATGCACTATATGCACGAGTTTTATTTTGAGTCGGCGGCAATGATTTTGACGCTGATAACCGTCGGCAAAATGCTTGAGGCATATTCAAAAGGAAAAACGACGAACGCGCTGAAAAGCCTTATGAAACTTGCACCCAAAACCGCGGTTATAATCCGTGACGGAAAGGAAGTCACAATTCCGGCGGACGAGGTTCAAAAGGGTGATATTTTTATTGTCCGTGCCGGCGCAAACGTGCCTGTTGACGGCATTGTTGAGGACGGCGACGGCTCGGTGGACGAGTCGGCATTAACGGGCGAGAGCATACCCGTTGACAAGTCGAAAGGCGACAAAGTTTCGGCAGGAACGCTCAACACGTCGGGATATATGCGATGCAGTGCGGTGAAAGTGGGAGAGGACACAACACTTTCGCAGATTATCAAAATGGTAAGCGACGCGTCCGCAACAAAAGCACCCGTAGCAAAGGCGGCTGACAAGGTTTCGGGAATTTTTGTTCCGACGGTTATCGTTATTGCGGTTGTCACATTTTTTGTATGGTTTTTCGCCGGCAAAGACGTGGGATTTTCGCTTGCACGCGGAATTTCGGTTCTTGTTATAAGCTGTCCGTGCGCGCTCGGACTTGCAACACCCGTTGCAATTATGGTGGGAAACGGCGTCGGCGCGAAAAACGGAATTTTGTTTAAAACCGCCGTTTCGCTCGAAGAAACAGGCAAAATTAAAAATATTGCGCTTGACAAAACGGGAACAATTACAAAAGGCGAGCCGACCGTTACGGACATAATTCCGCTCGGCGGCTGCACAAAAGAAAAGCTTTTGCAGACGGCGTATTCCGCCGAGAAAAAGAGCGAACATCCGCTTGCGGGCGCGATTGTAAAATTCGGTGACGAAAACAGTGTTTCCGCAATTGAAGTTAACGATTTCAAAACGCTTTCGGGAAGCGGAATAGAGGGAAAAATCAACGGCAAAACCGTAATTTGCGGAAGTTTGAAATTTATATCGCAGAAGATTAAAATACCGGGCGAAACCGAAAAAATATCGGACAAGCTTGCAGACGGCGGAAAGACACCTCTGTTTTTTGCGGAAGATGACGTTTTGCTCGGAATTATCGCGGTTGCCGATACCATAAAGGACGACAGTGCGTCGGCGATTGCGGAACTTAAAAATATGGGAATTAAAACGGTTATGCTCACGGGCGACAATCAGAAAACCGCGGACGCAATCGGAAAAATTGCAGGTGTCGACACAGTTTTTGCGTCGGTTATGCCGAACGAAAAAGAGAGCGCAATAAGGCGCCTTAAAGAAAGCGGAAAAACGGCAATGGTGGGCGACGGAATTAACGACGCGCCGGCGCTTACGAGCGCTGACGTGGGAATTGCAATCGGCGCCGGCACCGACATTGCTGTGGAGTCTGCCGACGTTGTTCTAATGAAAAGCTCACTTTCCGACGCGGTGAGCGCGGTAAAATTAAGCCGTGCAACACTGCGCAACATACACGAAAACCTGTTCTGGGCGTTCTTTTATAACGTCCTCGGCATACCGCTTGCGGCAGGCGTGTTTATTCCGCTTTTCAATCTGCGTTTAAACCCGATGTTTGCGGCGTTTGCTATGAGTTTGTCGAGTTTTTGCGTGGTGACAAACGCGTTAAGGCTTAATCTTGCAAAAATCAAAGTCAACGGGGATAAAAATGCAGTAACTGAAAAAACTGAAATAAAAAAATACGAAAGAGAGGGCAAAATTATGGAAAAAACTTTGAAAATCGAAGGTATGATGTGCGGTCACTGCGAGGCAACAGTTAAAAAATGCCTTGAAGCGGTGGACGGTGTTGTAAGCGCAGATGTCAGCCATACAAACGGAACGGCGGTTGTTAAACTTGACAAAGATGTACCGTATGACACGCTTAAATCCGCGGTGGAAAATCAGGGTTACAAGGTTATAGGTTAA
- a CDS encoding ABC transporter ATP-binding protein codes for MSEYMLETKNLGISFGGLKAVQDVNIKIKKKQLYGLIGPNGAGKTTVFNLLTGVYTPTTGEFILDGENLTGKSQEVINHRGIARTFQNIRLFNNMSVIRNVLVGLHNQNEFHVNPLTSMLRLPRHYKCEVEMRNKAKELLKIFGLEEERNNLACNLPYGKQRKLEIARALATNPKLLLLDEPAAGMNPNETAELMDTIRFVRDKFDMTILLIEHDMKLVGGICEELTVLNFGTVLAQGKTDEVLNDPRVITAYVGEDE; via the coding sequence ATGAGTGAATATATGCTTGAAACAAAAAATCTCGGAATATCCTTCGGCGGTCTGAAAGCAGTTCAGGACGTTAATATTAAAATAAAGAAAAAACAGCTTTACGGTCTTATCGGCCCCAACGGTGCAGGTAAAACCACAGTCTTCAACCTTTTGACGGGTGTTTACACGCCTACAACAGGCGAGTTTATTCTGGACGGCGAAAATCTCACCGGCAAGTCGCAGGAGGTTATAAATCACCGCGGAATTGCAAGAACGTTCCAGAATATCAGACTTTTCAATAATATGAGTGTTATCCGCAATGTGCTTGTCGGACTTCACAATCAAAATGAATTTCACGTTAATCCGTTAACAAGTATGCTCCGTCTGCCGAGGCATTATAAATGCGAGGTTGAAATGCGAAACAAAGCTAAGGAGCTTTTGAAAATTTTCGGTCTTGAAGAGGAGCGAAACAACCTTGCGTGTAATCTTCCTTACGGAAAGCAGAGAAAGCTCGAAATTGCGCGTGCGCTTGCAACAAACCCGAAGCTTTTGCTGCTTGATGAGCCGGCAGCAGGTATGAACCCGAACGAAACAGCAGAGCTTATGGATACAATAAGATTTGTACGCGACAAATTTGATATGACAATTCTTCTTATCGAGCACGATATGAAGCTTGTAGGCGGAATTTGCGAGGAGCTTACGGTGCTCAACTTCGGCACCGTTCTTGCTCAAGGAAAAACCGATGAGGTGCTTAATGACCCGAGAGTTATTACGGCATATGTCGGCGAAGACGAATAG